The stretch of DNA TGGCAGGTCGACTGGAAGGATAATCAGCTTCAGTGGATAAGCGAAAACTCCAAAGGCACCAAGGTTGAAATAGCCGTGGGTGACGGCGCTGAAGTGGGCGGCAAACTGGGCGGCTGGATGGAGACATACAACAATATCCGCCCGGGCGTGGCGGAAAACTATCTTGGCCGGCTGGATGCCCTGGCCAACGCCCTTGTCCGTGAAGTTAACCAGCAGCATACCCAGGGCGTGGGCCTGACCCGCTTTTCCGACCAATTGACCAGCGCCGACATGGCGAAAAACACGACGTTGCTCACCAGCACCATTGATATCTCCACGGCAACGGAGACTATTCCCGCCGGCGTCATGACCATCAACGACCGGGAAATCGGTAAAATCGAGGGCGGTACCGCAAGTTTCGGCCTGGCCTCCACCAAGGCATACAATGCCGCCCAGGCCATCAACAGCGCCATTACCGGCGTGCAGGCCAAACTGACGACCCAGGTCGCCGGAAGCACGGTGACCGCCATGGCGGTCGCAGAGGACGGGACGGTCATTGATTTTCAGATTAACGGCGTTGACGTCAGCTATACCGTGGACGCAACGTCAGGCCCCCCGAACGACACCGATCCGGCAACCTTGGCCGCCAATGTTGTCGATGCCGTCAATCTGGCCATCGCCAATTACAATGACCCGACCAATGTGCCGGAAAACATCCCGAAAATCACCATCGAGGCGATTGTCGGCGACGGCACCAACGGCGGCGCGGCAAACTCCATTATCCTGCGCAATACCAATCCAGGCGATGAATCACGCATCATCATTGACGGGCTTGATCCCGCTCTTTCAACCGCGGCGGCAAAGCTTGGCCTGATAGACGACACCTATACGGCCGACGGAGCCCACAATACCGGCACGCTGTCTCTCTTTTCCCATACAAGCGATATTACCATCGAAGCGGGCACGGACGATCGCTACCTGGAACAGCTCGGCCTCGGCGGCGGCAACATCAGCAGCACCGACGCGGGCGGCGACGGCAAACTGACTTTCACCGCCGACGACAACCAGGTTCTTTATTCCATCCGCGGCTTTGATTATTCCGACGAACTGCAGCTTGACGGCGGCAGCTTCAAGATCTGGATCTACAACAATGACAACACCCTGGCGTTGCCCCAGCCGGTGGAGATTCCCCTTGAACGGGCCTATGACCTGCAGGATGTGGCTGACGCCATCAATATTTCCATCATCAACGCCAGCGGCCAGGCCTCTCCCTGGATCCATGCGACCGTCCACGACAACAAATTAACGCTGACTCCGGACGCAAACCACCAGTTCGCCTTTGGCGGCGATACTTCCAACTTCCTCGCCACCGCCGGAATCAATACCTTTTTTACCGGCTCCGGTGCTTCCACCATCGGCATCAACGAGGTAATAAACGATAATCCCGATCATGTTGCGGCCGGAACGGTCAGCGCACTTGGTGAAATATTCAGCGGCGATCAGTCCAATGCCCTGCTGATCACCAATATCCAACGGAATGAAGCGGTTCGTTTTATCGGCGGCAGCCCCGGCACCCTTGACGGATTTTACAACACCCTGGTGGGCGACATCGGACTAAAAGGGCGGACCGCCTCCAGGGATTATGAATATAATCAGCTTATTACCGACCAAATGAGCGCCATGCGCGACGCCACTTCCGGTGTCTCGCTGGATGAGGAAATGGCGGATCTGATCAAATTTCAGCAGGCCTACTCTGCGGCTGCCAAACTGATAACCTCATCGGACGAAATGATGCGGACTCTGCTGGAGGCGGTGTGATATGCGAACAACCCTGAACACGATTTACAACATGATCGGCACCAATCTCGGTAAGATTACCACCGACATGGAAAGGATCAACCGGCAGATTTCCTCCGGCATGCAGATGTCGAAACTTTCCGACAATCCGGTCAATATGGTAAGCGCTCTGGGGATGCGTTCCACCCTGGCGGAAATCTCTCAATATCAGACCAATATCTCCTTTGGCGGTTCAATGATCTCCGCCGCGGAACAGTCCCTGACCGGCATCAAACAACTGGTCATGGACAGTAAAAATCAGACGCTGATTGCCGCCAATGACAGCCAGACCCCGTCAACCCGGCTTTATGTGGCGGACGAGGTGCATGTCTACCTGGAACAGATGGTGACCTTGGCCAATACCCGCTGGGACGGCAAATATGTTTTCGGCGGCTATCGAACCACCGGATACACCGAGCTTGAACCGACACCGTTCATGCTCGGCTACATCGACGGCTATCGCATCAACGGCGCCGATCTCGCCCCCTTGGATTATGTAGCGGCCGGCCCGCCGCTTGAGTATCAGCTGCTCCCTGACGATCTTGTCATAAACGGTATCCCGGTCACAACCATAAATCCGGACGGGCTCTCCGACGTTTATGATATTTATTCAGCCGCGGCAAAGGCAGATGCCGTTAACGCGATCAGCGAGGACACCGTCAATGCCCTCGGCGAGACAATACCCGGAACCGGCGTCACCGCCTCCGTGGTTCCGGCTTTCCGTCAGGCAACCATGGGCGTCAGCGCCGGGACGATGGATGCGGGGGATCTGATCATCAACGGTATCGATGTTTTTGCCGCACTTGGTCCCACAACGGTTACCGTTCAGGACACGGACAATGTGATGCTCAATGCCATCAATGACGTGCAGGCCCAAACCGGCATTGTCGCCACGCGGGATGCAAACGGCAAGTTGGCCCTGAAAGCGGTTGACGGACGCAACCTGCATGTGGAAACGACCGTTAACGGCAACGACCTGACCCATCTTAACGATGCGGCGGCTGACAAGGTTTATTTCGGCTCCATTCAGCTCAGCGCCGACCGGACTTTTGTGCTGGAAAGCACCCTTACCCCGGCCTATCCGCCGGGGGGCGTCGAACCGGCCTTTTCCGCCCTGGGACTTTCCGGCGGCTCGCTTTCCACCGGTGAAAAAAACGATATCGCCAACGACGGCAAACTTTCCGTCCACTCCCTCACCCGGCTTGACAACAATGTTCGTTATACCGGAGACCGGGACAATGACGCAAAAATTAAAGTGGGGGCCAAAAGTACCATTGAAATAGCCAAAAACGGCGAGGATGCCATCAGCAACACCGATGTTTTCAAGGTCATGAAAGAATTGGAAAATTATCTCCGCGGGCAGAATTATACCTTTGTCACCGGCATTCACGCGGAAGAGAACAGATATGCCACCCTGGAGGAGATCAATGCCGGCAAGGATCTTCTTGACGAAAAATTTCATGACGGCAATCTCTCCATCAACGTCACGGACCATGATGTTTATCCGCCGGAAGAATTCAACATGCTTATTCCGGTCGATATCACCAAGGATACGCCCTATGATATCGCAGTCAAACTGAACGGCATCCCCGGCCTTTCCGCCTCGTGGGACAGTAGCGGCCACCTGCGCATTGAAAGCTCGGACCCGAACCGCTACACTTTCGATGTCAGCGAAGACAGCAGCAACACCCTGAATGTCTTCGGCATCAATGCCAACGAATTGCAGCATCAGGGACTGACCAAGTCGCTGGAGGATCTGGACAACGTCATGTCGGCATTATCCAGCCAGATTGCCGACTTCGGCGCCCGGGCGAACCGCATCACCATTCAGACGCAGGTCTATGCCAATCTGGAGCTTGCCAACCAGGAGAATCTGTCGGAAAAACAGGACACCGATCTGACCGAGGCAATTCTCAACCTCAAATCCAAGGAGGTTGCCTATCAGGCCGCACTCGCTGCCGCGGCAAAAACCATGCAGCTCAGTCTTGTTGATTATTTATAAGGGAAAGTGGTACAGTGACGGTGATGCTTAAGCAAGACACCCGGCCGGGTGTCTTATTCGCCCAGACACTTCTCGAGGAGCCCCCCCCTTATGCTTATCCTTTCCAGAAAGGTTGGCGAGGCAATCATCATTGCCGACGACATTAAAGTCAGAGTCCTGGAAAGCAAAGGCGGCCTGGTCAAGCTTGGAGTCGACGCCCCGGAACAGGTTGCCATTCACCGTGAGGAAATTTATTTGCGCATTCTTGAAGAAAACAAAAAAGCGGCACTGGACGCACCGGCCGACTTAAGCGGATTAAGCGATGTGTTTCCCATGAAAAAGGAAGGATACTGATGAATGCCGTAACACAGGATATAGATCATCCGAACACGGAAAAACATCTTGTCGTGCAGACGAGCCGGTTCGGCGAAATAGCGGTTGATCCGGAACGGGTTATTTCCATGGTCAGCCCATTTCTCGGCTTTCCGGAATCGCACCGTTTTGTGCTCCGACCGCACAGCCAGAAATCCCCCTTCATGTGGCTGCAGTCGCTGAATAATCCGGATCTGGCCTTTGTCGTCATCCAGGCCGGGATGCTCAACATTGATTACCAGCCGCACATTCCCCGCCAGATACAAAGCGACCTGCAGCTCACTTCGGAAAAAGAAAAGGACGTGCTGCTCATTTTGACCATCCCGGCAAACAAGCCCAGGGAAATGACCGCCAATCTTCTTGGTCCGGTGATCCTGAATACCGGCAAACGACTGGCAATGCAGGTGGTTCTCGACCCGCAGAAATACAACCCCTGCTGGCCGCTTTTTCCGGCTCAACCTTGACAGCGGAATCACTCCTGCCAATGAACGCGACGCCTGCCCCGCAAACAAAAAAAGCCGACCATAAGGCCGACTTTTTCGCACATCTTCCGTCAACAGGGGAGACTATTCGTACAGCAGACTGTCTTCCGCCAGAAGATCGTCAAGCATCCTGTCTGCTATATCGCGGGCATCGACATGATACGTGCCCTCGTTTATTTCTTTTTTCAAGGCCTCTATCATCTCCATTCTCATCGCCGGGGTCTGATCAAGTATTTCTCTCATTTTCTGCACATCCCTGGAGCTGTTTGAGAGTTCAACCTTATCAGAGGCAACAGGTGGCCGACTTTCGGCAACACCTTCGGCCTTGCGAGTCTTTTTCACCTCAACCTTATTGTCCGTCCTGATCTGGGAGATTACATCGGTTAACTTCATGACCAGCTCCTGTTCGCCCTCAAGCCCTTGTTTCAGGGGATATGACTGCCTGTTTGCTCCAAAAAATTTCTTCTTCTAGTTACCATATCGACTTTTTTTTCTCAAACTTTAAAAAAAAGTGCCGTACTCACTTTTCTTGCCAAAAAAAAACACGCCTGTTAGAGTGCCCGGCATGAAAAAGCACGATACGGTTTATCTCATCGACGGCAGCGCTTATATCTACCGCGCCTATCACGCCATATCACCCCTCTCCAACAGCAATGGTCTTCCCACCCACGCCATCTACGGGTTTACCACTATTCTTCTCCGGGTCATTCGGGAAAAAGAACCCGCGTTCCTCGCCATTGCCTTTGATCACAAAGGGCCGACCTTCCGCCATGCCCTTTATGAAGAGTACAAGGCCAACAGGCCCGCCATGCCTGATGACCTGGTCTGCCAGATTCCCTATATCAGAAAAATCGCCCGGGCCTATAATATCCTTTCCCTGGAGCAACAGGGGATGGAGGCGGATGACCTGATCGCCTCCGCGGCTACAAAACTTGCCGGCCGGGGGAGCCGGGTCGTCATCATCTCCGGCGACAAGGATCTGCTGCAGCTGGTGGACGACGACATTGTTGTCTGGGACCCGATGACGGACAAATTAATGACCAGGGAAGCGGTTCATGACAAGTACCATGTCGAACCGGAAAAGCTCAACGACCTCTTCGGCCTGATCGGCGACAGCTCGGACAACGTCCCCGGCGTTCCCGGCATCGGCCCGAAAACCGCCGACAAGCTGATTAATCAATTCGGCAGTATGGATGGTCTTTATGAAAATATCGAACTCCTTTCGCAGCAAAAACTGAAAGAAAAGCTGCTTGCCTTCCAGCAGCAGGCGTTCTTGTCGAAAAAGCTGATCGCCCTGAAAAAAGACGTGGAGGTTCCCGATCATCCGGAGGCCTATCGCCTGCCCGCGCCTGACCAGGAAAAATTGCACGCCCTGTTTACCGAACTCGAGTTTTCCCGCCTTTTGAAACAGGAGGCTTCCGCACGACCGATGGAAACAAGGGGCTTTTCCCTTGTGGCGGACCGGGAAGAGCTCCAGGCGCTCTGCCGCTCTCTGCACCAGGCATCATTTCTGGTGCTGGATACGGAGACCACCTCCCTTGATCCGCTCTCCGCGCGCCTGGTCGGCATCTCGCTTTGCGCTGAGACGAAAAACGCCTGGTACATTCCGCTTGAACACAGGGATGCCGTCGGCGCCGTTCTCCCCGGCCAGCTTGGCCTGGCCGATGTTGCCGAGTTCCTCGGCCCGCTGTTCGAAGACAGCCGGCTGCCCAAGATCGGCCACAACATCAAGTATGATTATCAGGTGCTGAAAGAGCAAGGACTGATGCTTCGCGGCCCCCTGTGCGACACCATGATCGCCTCGTATCTGCTCAACCCATCCCGGCGCAGTCACAGCCTGGACGATCTTGCCCGCGAACACCTGCAACTCGGCCTGACATCATTTTCCCAGGTCACGGGCAACGACAAAAGACCGGACGCTTTCAGCTACGTCCCCCTTGATGCCGCCCGGGACTATTCCTGCGAGGATGCCGTCTCCACCTGCATGCTGTGGGAGCTCTTTGTCCCGCAGCTGCGTGAACTCAATCTGTGGGAGCTTTTTGAAAAACTGGAAATGCCGCTGGTTCCAATTCTTGCCCGGATGGAAGAAACAGGCATTCAGATCGATCCACAAATCCTCTCCGACATGTCTCATGAATTCGGCGAAAAACTTGCGGAGCTGGAAAAGAAAATTTTTGTCCTGGCAGGCGAAGAATTCAATATCAATTCCCCGAAACAGCTGGGCGCCATCCTCTTTGAAAAACTGCGGCTCCCCATGGGGCGCAAGACAAAAACCGGCTACTCCACCGATGTCTCCGTGCTGGAAAAACTTGCCGCCTATCACGAACTGCCGGCCGCGGTGCTTGAGCACCGCAGTGTCGGCAAACTCAAATCAACCTATGTTGATAAACTTGCCACCCTCATCCACCCCCGTACCGGTCGGGTCCATACCTCCTTTAACCAGACGGTTACCGCCACCGGCCGGCTGAGCAGCAGTAATCCGAATCTGCAGAATATCCCGATTCGTTCACCCGAGGGGCAGCGGATCAGGGAAGCCTTTGTCGCCCCTCGCAACACGGTGCTGCTGGCAGCGGATTACTCGCAGATCGATCTGCGGGTTCTGGCACATTATTCCCAGGACCAGACCCTGGTTGAGGCTTTCCGGGCCGGCAAGGATATTCACACCCAGACGGCAGCGGAAATCTTCCGGGTCCATCCCAGCCTGATAACCCCCCAGATGCGCCGGGTCGCCAAGAGCATCAACTTCGGCATTGTCTACGGCATGTCCGCCTTTGGACTGGCCGGACAGCTCAACATCAGCCGCAAGGAGGCGCAAACCTTTATCAACCGCTATTTTGATCTTTACAGCGGGGTGAAAAAATTCATGGAGGAGATCATTGCGCAGGCCAGGCGAGACGGTTTTGTCACCACCCTGCTCCAGCGCCGCAGGCAGTTGCCGGACATCAACAGCAGCAACAAAACCATCCGGGAATTCGCCGAACGCACCGCATTGAACA from Desulfobulbaceae bacterium DB1 encodes:
- a CDS encoding flagellar hook-associated protein FlgK encodes the protein MVGISQILNTAKEALLAHQQSVSVAGHNIANVDTPGYTRQSLSLNPAIPTPEGVGFFGNGVRGMEITRHYDQFMVKRLAGQNSTLSNLQAQQDSMRLVETSFNEAPGLAVNELMSEFWASWQTLALYPENMATRDQAIQKAQILNDQFNSMTTELAKTRYDIDVSLEAAVHDVNSLTKQIANLNANIAASEDDLRKQNDLRDQRDILVKDLSQYLDINYFEVSTGAFTILMADGHTLVENNQGWQVDWKDNQLQWISENSKGTKVEIAVGDGAEVGGKLGGWMETYNNIRPGVAENYLGRLDALANALVREVNQQHTQGVGLTRFSDQLTSADMAKNTTLLTSTIDISTATETIPAGVMTINDREIGKIEGGTASFGLASTKAYNAAQAINSAITGVQAKLTTQVAGSTVTAMAVAEDGTVIDFQINGVDVSYTVDATSGPPNDTDPATLAANVVDAVNLAIANYNDPTNVPENIPKITIEAIVGDGTNGGAANSIILRNTNPGDESRIIIDGLDPALSTAAAKLGLIDDTYTADGAHNTGTLSLFSHTSDITIEAGTDDRYLEQLGLGGGNISSTDAGGDGKLTFTADDNQVLYSIRGFDYSDELQLDGGSFKIWIYNNDNTLALPQPVEIPLERAYDLQDVADAINISIINASGQASPWIHATVHDNKLTLTPDANHQFAFGGDTSNFLATAGINTFFTGSGASTIGINEVINDNPDHVAAGTVSALGEIFSGDQSNALLITNIQRNEAVRFIGGSPGTLDGFYNTLVGDIGLKGRTASRDYEYNQLITDQMSAMRDATSGVSLDEEMADLIKFQQAYSAAAKLITSSDEMMRTLLEAV
- a CDS encoding carbon storage regulator, which translates into the protein MLILSRKVGEAIIIADDIKVRVLESKGGLVKLGVDAPEQVAIHREEIYLRILEENKKAALDAPADLSGLSDVFPMKKEGY
- a CDS encoding flagellar biosynthesis anti-sigma factor FlgM; the encoded protein is MKLTDVISQIRTDNKVEVKKTRKAEGVAESRPPVASDKVELSNSSRDVQKMREILDQTPAMRMEMIEALKKEINEGTYHVDARDIADRMLDDLLAEDSLLYE
- a CDS encoding DNA polymerase I, which codes for MKKHDTVYLIDGSAYIYRAYHAISPLSNSNGLPTHAIYGFTTILLRVIREKEPAFLAIAFDHKGPTFRHALYEEYKANRPAMPDDLVCQIPYIRKIARAYNILSLEQQGMEADDLIASAATKLAGRGSRVVIISGDKDLLQLVDDDIVVWDPMTDKLMTREAVHDKYHVEPEKLNDLFGLIGDSSDNVPGVPGIGPKTADKLINQFGSMDGLYENIELLSQQKLKEKLLAFQQQAFLSKKLIALKKDVEVPDHPEAYRLPAPDQEKLHALFTELEFSRLLKQEASARPMETRGFSLVADREELQALCRSLHQASFLVLDTETTSLDPLSARLVGISLCAETKNAWYIPLEHRDAVGAVLPGQLGLADVAEFLGPLFEDSRLPKIGHNIKYDYQVLKEQGLMLRGPLCDTMIASYLLNPSRRSHSLDDLAREHLQLGLTSFSQVTGNDKRPDAFSYVPLDAARDYSCEDAVSTCMLWELFVPQLRELNLWELFEKLEMPLVPILARMEETGIQIDPQILSDMSHEFGEKLAELEKKIFVLAGEEFNINSPKQLGAILFEKLRLPMGRKTKTGYSTDVSVLEKLAAYHELPAAVLEHRSVGKLKSTYVDKLATLIHPRTGRVHTSFNQTVTATGRLSSSNPNLQNIPIRSPEGQRIREAFVAPRNTVLLAADYSQIDLRVLAHYSQDQTLVEAFRAGKDIHTQTAAEIFRVHPSLITPQMRRVAKSINFGIVYGMSAFGLAGQLNISRKEAQTFINRYFDLYSGVKKFMEEIIAQARRDGFVTTLLQRRRQLPDINSSNKTIREFAERTALNTPIQGTAADIIKLASLHVHDLLTQANLNGKLLLQIHDELVFEVPENELKATCAVVREAMENVMQLAVPLLVNLSWGANLAETK